One Malassezia restricta chromosome III, complete sequence DNA segment encodes these proteins:
- a CDS encoding CTD nuclear envelope phosphatase 1 yields the protein MAASTSALPTVETLVRQRKIRDSHKTGSDEKATVPRKVPAVIQHTPKVLVLDLDETLIHSRLGSGSLWNRWQTSDHVGTWLLDGWMNMLGLGSGIPSHARLQIRGIEVHMDGRRVCYQVYKRPWVDYFLRKVASWYHVVIFTASIKEYADPVINWLDGGQGLISGRLFRDSCTLRNGSYLKNLEIVEEDLSRVCLIDNSPISYLLQEANGIPVEGWTHDPNDEALLDLLPVLDGLRYASDVRHILGLRGF from the coding sequence ATGGCGGCGAGTACAAGTGCGCTTCCGACGGTTGagacgctcgtgcggcAGCGCAAGATACGCGACAGCCACAAGACTGGCTCTGATGAGAAAGCGACTGTGCCGCGCAAGGTACCGGCGGTGATACAGCACACGCCGaaggtgctggtgctggacCTGGATGAGACGCTGATTCACTCGCGACTTGGCTCGGGCTCGCTTTGGAATCGGTGGCAGACGTCAGACCATGTGGGTACGTGGCTCTTGGACGGCTGGATGAACATGCTGGGCCTGGGATCTGGGATtccatcgcacgcgcgacTGCAGATCCGCGGCATTGAGGTGCACATGgacgggcggcgcgtctgCTATCAAGTGTACAAGCGGCCATGGGTCGACTACTTTCTGCGCAAGGTAGCGTCGTGGTACCATGTGGTGATATTCACGGCGTCGATCAAGGAATATGCCGACCCTGTGATCAACTGGCTTGATGGGGGGCAGGGCCTGATCAGTGGGCGGCTGTTCCGTGACTCGTGTACGCTGCGCAACGGCTCGTACCTAAAGAACCTTGAGATTGTGGAAGAGGACCTCAGTCGTGTGTGCCTCATTGATAATTCGCCGATCAGCTACCTGCTGCAGGAGGCGAATGGGATACCCGTGGAAGGCTGGACGCACGACCCGAACGACGAGGCCCtgctcgacttgctccCCGTGCTGGACGGACTGCGCTATGCAAGTGATGTGCGCCACATCCTAGGCCTACGCGGCTTTTAG
- a CDS encoding serine/threonine-protein kinase Chk1, whose amino-acid sequence MPPATRPTSSIGQEYPTVLGYKIVQLLGGGGFSRVFRAVNPESEAHPQAAVKVVSYVSTTQRQPIDRRALQKEVQIHSILKHDNVLAFLGSVEYAASAPDNYVRGLYILLELCAGGDLFDKIAPDVGVDEDLAHFYFTQLMSGLTYIHGQGVTHRDIKPENMLLDAQGNLKIADFGLCSVYKYKGRERTLHGTCGSLPYIAPEMNGRPYQGEPVDVWSSGVVLFALLVGNTPWDEPTQRSPEYHAYLSGELLRMDPWTRISMDALSLLRRMMHPDPSRRASLAQIQRHRWFTRSNPLLEAGKCSDPVSLAERLLHGLIVSGDMHLHTDGQRATLPAHPSLSQPEALPRHPLALSAHDIPSSTAQPGRMSTAMTTQMPRTQAADEFTQALGYFTQSSAAPMGMVLQLTRFYSTADPPAISAALSAALEAQKAQFSVEAMADDTTSDWLESHDENVSPASLQGARGARIRLSVVDRRKCALKGEVRIERVAELPPDVGVHAGQPGCFVLVRRSKGNPLEWRRLFRELCKHPQVRPHIA is encoded by the coding sequence ATGCCGCCTGCGACGCGGCCCACGTCGTCCATTGGGCAAGAGTACCCGACGGTGCTGGGGTACAAGATCGTGCAGCTACTAGGTGGCGGTGGTTTTTCGCGTGTGTTTCGGGCTGTGAACCCCGAGTCCGAGGCGCATCCCCAGGCGGCTGTCAAAGTGGTGTCGTACGTATCGACCACGCAGCGACAGCCCATCGATCGACGTGCACTCCAGAAGGAGGTGCAGATCCACAGCATCTTGAAGCATGATAACGTGCTGGCCTTTCTCGGCTCCGTCGAGTACGCGGCGAGTGCGCCGGACAACTACGTGCGTGGCCTGTACATTCTGCTGGAGCTATGTGCGGGTGGCGACCTGTTTGACAAGATTGCACCGGACGTGGGCGTGGATGAAGACCTGGCGCACTTTTACTTCACGCAGCTCATGTCCGGACTCACGTATATCCATGGCCAGGGCGTGACGCACCGCGACATCAAGCCGGAAAAcatgctgctcgatgcTCAGGGCAACCTCAAGATCGCCGACTTTGGCCTGTGCAGTGTGTACAAGTACAAGGGCCGCGAGCGGACGCTGCACGGAACGTGCGGCAGCCTGCCATACATTGCGCCCGAGATGAATGGGCGCCCCTACCAGGGCGAGCCCGTGGACGTATGGAGCAGTGGCGTTGTCTTGTTTGCTCTGCTCGTAGGCAACACGCCGTGGGACGAACCGACACAGCGCAGTCCTGAGTACCATGCGTACTTGAGCGGCGAGCTTTTGCGCATGGACCCATGGACACGCATAAGCATGGATGCTTTATcactgctgcgccgcatgatGCATCCTGACCCATcgcgtcgcgcatcgctcgctcagatccagcggcaccgTTGGTTCACACGATCGAACCCGCTCCTTGAGGCTGGCAAGTGCAGTGATCCCGTCAGtctcgccgagcgcctcttgcacGGCCTGATCGTGTCGGGCGACATGCACTTGCACACCGACGGCCAGCGAGCCACGCTGCCCGCGCATCCCTCTCTTTCGCAACCTGAGGCTTTGCCTCGACATCCCCTGGCTCTCAGTGCGCACGACATTCCTTCCTCGACGGCTCAGCCAGGTCGCATGTCGACCGCCATGACGACGCAGATGCCCCGGACGCAAGCCGCGGACGAATTTACCCAGGCCCTTGGCTACTTTACGCAGTCCTCGGCCGCTCCGATGGGCATGGTTCTTCAGCTCACGCGATTCTACAGCACCGCTGATCCGCCGGCCATATCGGCGGCCCTatcggcggcgctcgaggcacaaAAGGCACAGTTCAGTGTGGAAGCTATGGCGGACGATACCACGAGCGACTGGCTCGAATCCCATGACGAGAACGTATCTCCTGCATCACtgcaaggcgcgcgcggcgcccgcaTCCGACtgagcgtcgtcgaccGCCGCAAGTGTGCCCTCAAAGGCGAGGTGCGCATTGAGCGCGTAGCAGAGTTGCCGCCCGACGTCGGCGTACACGCAGGCCAGCCTGGATGCTttgtgctcgtgcgccgcagcaAGGGAAACCCACTTGAATGGCGCCGCCTGTTCCGCGAGCTGTGCAAACATCCACAGGTTCGGCCGCACATCGCCTAG
- a CDS encoding DUF2340 domain protein yields the protein MDPVAPRSEGFEHHPYAPQTDFLDTTVTNQARPLTQAVITVRVIKNFEYRAMKALVLKDVDLTTLTTPQLIAQCKEAVRTQPGFKAYRNVVDQLDTIKLYTQAHGAKTTNLIINLDHPEWIFDSASDAPLASLGVQNETELSLFHRAAYDAFLAHPQTRWDDTA from the coding sequence ATGGACCCCGTAgcgccacgcagcgaggGCTTTGAGCACCATCCGTATGCGCCGCAGACGGACTTTCTCGACACGACGGTGACGAATCAGGCCCGGCCACTGACGCAGGCGGTCATTACGGTGCGCGTCATCAAGAACTTTGAGTACCGCGCGATGAAGGCCCTTGTGCTGAAAGACGTGGATCTCACGACGCTGACGACGCCACAGCTCATTGCGCAATGCAAAGAGGCCGTGCGTACACAGCCAGGCTTTAAAGCGTATCGCAACGTGGTTGATCAGCTGGATACCATCAAACTATACACGCAGGCCCACGGCGCCAAGACGACGAATCTGATCATCAACCTCGATCATCCGGAGTGGATTTTCGACAGCGCAAGTGATGCGCCTCTCGCGTCGCTGGGTGTGCAAAACGAGACAGAGCTGAGTCTGTTTCACCGCGCGGCGTACGATGCCTTCCTTGCGCACCCACAGACGCGGTGGGACGACACGGCCTAG